One Sphingomicrobium marinum genomic window carries:
- a CDS encoding acyl-CoA dehydrogenase family protein: MTQFDLTDDQRQIFEMAQKFTADEITPHAAKWDEEHIFPVDAIRQAAELGFGAIYVSEEGGGIGLGRLEAALIMEAMAYGCPSTSAFISIHNMCAWMIDRFGDDALKEKYLPSLIPMEQMASYCLTEPSSGSDASALKTKAVLDGDHYVVSGSKAFISGGGKNEIYVVMTRTGEPGPKGITALVIEKGMEGVSFGANEKKLGWHSQPTAQVNFDSVRVPVSNRLGGEGEGFRMAMMGLDGGRLNIGACSLGGAQRCLDEAINYTKDRHQFGKAIADFQNTQFMLADMETELQAARTLLYAAAVKVTENAPDKTKFAAMAKRLATDTGSSVVDRALQLHGGYGYLQDYPIERFWRDLRVHSILEGTNQVMRLIVSREMLRQ, translated from the coding sequence ATGACCCAATTCGACCTTACCGACGATCAACGCCAGATCTTCGAAATGGCGCAGAAATTCACCGCCGACGAGATCACCCCGCACGCCGCAAAGTGGGACGAGGAACATATCTTCCCCGTCGACGCGATCCGGCAGGCTGCCGAGCTCGGGTTCGGCGCAATTTACGTTTCGGAAGAAGGCGGCGGGATCGGCCTTGGCCGTCTCGAGGCCGCGCTGATCATGGAAGCCATGGCCTATGGCTGCCCTTCGACCAGCGCCTTCATCTCGATCCACAATATGTGCGCCTGGATGATCGACCGCTTCGGCGACGATGCGCTGAAAGAGAAATATCTCCCCAGCCTGATCCCGATGGAACAGATGGCGAGCTATTGCCTTACCGAACCCTCGTCGGGCTCGGACGCTTCCGCGCTCAAGACTAAGGCGGTGCTCGACGGCGACCATTATGTCGTCTCGGGCTCGAAGGCGTTCATCTCTGGCGGCGGTAAGAACGAGATCTACGTCGTGATGACCCGGACCGGCGAGCCGGGACCCAAGGGCATCACCGCGCTCGTCATCGAAAAGGGCATGGAAGGCGTCTCCTTCGGCGCCAACGAAAAGAAACTCGGCTGGCATTCGCAGCCCACCGCGCAGGTCAATTTCGACAGCGTCCGCGTGCCCGTCTCCAACCGTCTCGGCGGCGAGGGCGAGGGCTTTCGCATGGCGATGATGGGCTTGGACGGCGGTCGCCTAAATATCGGTGCCTGCTCGCTTGGCGGGGCGCAGCGCTGTCTCGACGAGGCAATCAATTACACCAAGGATCGCCACCAGTTCGGCAAGGCGATCGCCGACTTCCAGAACACCCAGTTCATGCTGGCGGACATGGAAACCGAACTGCAGGCCGCGCGCACGCTTCTCTATGCGGCTGCGGTGAAAGTGACCGAGAATGCGCCCGACAAGACCAAGTTTGCCGCGATGGCCAAGCGACTTGCCACCGATACCGGATCCTCGGTCGTCGATCGCGCACTGCAGCTGCACGGCGGCTATGGCTACTTGCAGGATTACCCGATCGAGCGCTTCTGGCGCGACCTTCGCGTTCATTCGATCCTCGAGGGCACCAACCAGGTCATGCGGCTGATCGTCAGCCGCGAAATGCTCAGGCAGTAG
- a CDS encoding PHA/PHB synthase family protein, translating to MNETMTDIARQMAAAADAMMAQTGVKRPTLPFDPFAIAEASGKMAMSLAARPADLMAIQMNAAQQWGEFWQKTLSNEPGEAPRDRRFRGSDWQDDPFYRALRDAYLLASEQMRDIVGLADGDEKAQAMSRFLLDQYLNAISPANYAITNPDVVQRTVETKGANLVGGFANFLEDAMSGKGIVQRRSDPDAFEKGKTIAATPGEIVFENELFQLIQYRPATEKVAAEPLLYVPPLVNRYYMIDLDPSQSFVKWLVEEGRTVFVISWVNPGEELADKGVEDYVLNGIVTAAETVKKRTGEAPDLFSFCLGGTLVAIALAYLAAEKRADLVNSATLIGSLVDFSDMRDWSAFVHEGHLDALEDHLAQQGFIDSLELQRLFAAMRANDLIWSSVINHYLLDKPAPPSDLLYWFEDGARIPAAFLKSYNRDLLHDNKLAEPAGFEVGGVPIDLAKIETPMMVIALKDDHVSAWDAVYRGARNMGAEFILGGSGHNAGVINPPHRNKHGFWTGGKKLPESADAWLEKAKQHDGSWWPHWTGWLDSKGSGKKVAARKIKDGIEPAPGRYAMMP from the coding sequence ATGAACGAGACGATGACCGATATCGCGCGCCAGATGGCGGCGGCGGCCGACGCCATGATGGCGCAGACGGGCGTCAAGCGCCCTACCCTGCCCTTCGATCCGTTCGCCATTGCGGAGGCCAGCGGCAAGATGGCGATGAGCCTCGCCGCGCGCCCCGCCGATCTGATGGCGATCCAGATGAACGCCGCGCAGCAATGGGGCGAATTCTGGCAGAAGACGCTATCCAACGAGCCCGGCGAAGCCCCGCGCGACCGCCGCTTCCGTGGCAGCGACTGGCAAGACGATCCCTTTTACCGCGCGCTTCGCGATGCATATTTGCTGGCGTCCGAACAGATGCGCGACATCGTCGGCCTGGCCGATGGCGACGAAAAGGCACAGGCGATGAGCCGCTTCCTGCTCGACCAGTATCTGAACGCCATTTCGCCCGCCAACTACGCCATAACCAATCCCGACGTGGTCCAGCGCACGGTAGAGACCAAGGGTGCCAACCTCGTCGGCGGCTTCGCCAACTTCCTCGAGGACGCAATGAGCGGCAAGGGCATCGTCCAGCGCCGCAGCGATCCCGATGCCTTCGAGAAGGGCAAGACGATCGCCGCCACCCCCGGTGAAATCGTGTTCGAAAACGAACTGTTCCAGCTGATCCAGTATAGGCCGGCCACCGAAAAGGTCGCTGCCGAGCCGTTGCTCTACGTGCCGCCGCTGGTGAACCGCTATTACATGATCGACCTCGATCCCTCGCAGTCGTTCGTGAAATGGCTGGTCGAAGAAGGGCGCACCGTCTTCGTCATCAGCTGGGTCAATCCGGGCGAGGAATTGGCCGACAAAGGCGTCGAAGACTATGTTCTCAATGGCATCGTCACGGCTGCCGAGACGGTCAAGAAGCGCACCGGCGAAGCGCCCGACCTGTTCAGCTTCTGCCTCGGCGGCACGCTGGTCGCCATCGCGCTCGCCTATCTCGCCGCCGAGAAGCGCGCCGACCTCGTCAACAGCGCCACGCTGATCGGCAGCCTCGTCGATTTTTCCGACATGCGCGACTGGTCGGCCTTCGTCCACGAAGGGCATCTCGACGCGCTCGAAGATCACCTCGCCCAGCAGGGCTTTATCGACAGCCTGGAACTGCAGCGCCTGTTTGCGGCGATGCGCGCCAACGACCTTATCTGGTCGAGCGTGATCAACCACTATCTCCTCGACAAGCCCGCCCCGCCGAGCGACCTGCTCTATTGGTTCGAAGATGGCGCGCGCATTCCGGCGGCGTTCCTCAAGAGCTACAACCGCGATCTCCTGCACGACAACAAGTTGGCCGAACCGGCGGGCTTCGAAGTCGGCGGCGTTCCCATCGATCTTGCCAAGATCGAGACGCCGATGATGGTCATCGCGCTGAAGGACGATCACGTGTCGGCGTGGGACGCGGTCTATCGCGGCGCCCGCAACATGGGGGCCGAATTCATTCTTGGCGGTTCGGGCCATAATGCGGGCGTCATCAATCCGCCCCATCGCAACAAGCACGGCTTCTGGACCGGCGGAAAGAAACTCCCGGAAAGCGCCGATGCATGGCTCGAAAAGGCCAAGCAGCATGACGGCAGCTGGTGGCCGCACTGGACCGGCTGGCTCGACAGCAAGGGTAGCGGCAAGAAGGTCGCCGCCCGCAAGATCAAGGACGGGATCGAACCTGCCCCCGGCCGCTACGCGATGATGCCATAA
- a CDS encoding enoyl-CoA hydratase/isomerase family protein — MTTEKDVLTYKQGAAGRLRLNRPKAIHALTREMCLDMTAALEEWRDDPEVRIILIDHAEGRGFCAGGDVVSIVKSVEGQGRAARAFFADEYRLNHLEYTYRKPGVAFMDGITMGGGVGIACPCRYRVATENTVFAMPETTIGIFPDVGGGRYLSRLRGRLAQFLALTGARLDGAECKALRLATHYIPSERLEDVKKAIMDDPYRVQAILDEHAEPDPPEARIMGNLDKINAYFASDELEEILAALDAGAADGDEWAAAEAATLRTKSPMACKVSLKLLTESPKQLHFVDEMEMEYGIMVRLIYHPDFAEGVRALLIEKDKKPQWQPSDPADISEEEVDAFFEPLPADEKWTPLD; from the coding sequence ATGACCACCGAAAAAGACGTACTGACGTACAAGCAAGGCGCCGCCGGCCGCCTTCGCCTCAATCGCCCCAAGGCCATCCATGCGCTGACCCGCGAGATGTGTCTCGACATGACCGCTGCGCTCGAAGAATGGCGCGACGACCCCGAGGTGCGGATCATCCTGATCGACCATGCCGAAGGCCGCGGGTTTTGCGCCGGCGGCGATGTGGTCAGCATCGTCAAGTCGGTCGAAGGCCAGGGCCGCGCCGCGCGTGCCTTCTTCGCCGACGAATATCGCTTGAACCACCTTGAGTATACGTACCGCAAGCCGGGCGTCGCTTTCATGGACGGCATCACGATGGGCGGCGGCGTCGGGATCGCCTGTCCCTGCCGCTACCGCGTCGCGACCGAAAACACCGTCTTCGCGATGCCCGAAACCACGATCGGAATTTTCCCCGATGTCGGCGGCGGGCGTTACCTGTCGCGCTTGCGCGGCCGCCTCGCCCAGTTCCTGGCGCTCACAGGCGCGCGGCTTGATGGTGCCGAATGCAAGGCGCTGCGCCTTGCCACCCATTACATCCCGTCCGAGCGCCTCGAAGACGTGAAGAAGGCGATCATGGACGATCCCTACCGCGTCCAGGCGATCCTCGATGAACATGCCGAACCCGACCCGCCTGAAGCGCGGATCATGGGCAACCTCGACAAGATCAACGCGTATTTCGCGTCGGACGAACTCGAGGAGATCCTCGCAGCGCTCGATGCCGGCGCAGCCGATGGCGATGAATGGGCAGCGGCGGAAGCCGCGACTTTGCGCACCAAGTCGCCGATGGCCTGCAAGGTCAGCCTAAAACTGCTGACCGAGAGCCCCAAACAGCTCCATTTCGTCGACGAGATGGAGATGGAATACGGTATCATGGTGCGCCTGATCTATCACCCCGATTTCGCGGAAGGCGTGCGCGCCCTGCTGATCGAGAAAGACAAGAAACCGCAATGGCAACCGTCCGATCCCGCGGACATCAGCGAAGAAGAGGTTGATGCCTTCTTCGAGCCGCTGCCCGCGGATGAAAAATGGACGCCGCTGGACTAG
- a CDS encoding enoyl-CoA hydratase, which translates to MSYETILVEQKGAVTLVTLNRPKALNALNSQVLSELQDAFAAYDADDSQRCLVLTGSEKAFAAGADIKEMQDQSFADMYKSDFFKGWEKITATRKPWIAAVAGYALGGGCEVTMMADFIIAADTAKFGQPEIKLGVTPGMGGSQRLTHAIGKAKAMHMCLTGEMMGAEEALSSGLVAKVVPTDDLIDEAMKTAETIASMAPLAAMANKEMVNAAYEMTLAEGINFERRLFHGLFGTQDQKEGMKAFVEKRPGEWTGK; encoded by the coding sequence ATGAGCTACGAAACCATCCTCGTCGAACAGAAGGGTGCCGTCACCCTCGTCACGTTGAACCGCCCCAAGGCATTGAATGCGCTTAACAGCCAAGTGCTGTCCGAACTGCAGGACGCGTTCGCCGCGTACGATGCCGATGACAGCCAGCGCTGCCTCGTCCTTACGGGTTCCGAAAAGGCCTTTGCCGCAGGCGCCGACATCAAGGAAATGCAGGACCAGTCCTTTGCCGACATGTATAAGTCGGACTTCTTCAAGGGCTGGGAAAAGATCACCGCGACGCGCAAGCCATGGATCGCCGCGGTCGCAGGCTATGCGCTGGGCGGCGGGTGCGAAGTCACCATGATGGCTGATTTCATCATCGCCGCCGACACCGCCAAGTTCGGCCAGCCCGAGATCAAGCTGGGCGTGACGCCCGGCATGGGCGGATCGCAGCGCCTCACGCACGCCATCGGCAAGGCGAAGGCCATGCACATGTGCCTGACGGGCGAGATGATGGGGGCGGAAGAAGCGCTGTCCTCGGGCCTCGTCGCCAAGGTCGTCCCCACCGACGATCTGATCGATGAAGCCATGAAGACTGCCGAGACCATCGCCTCGATGGCCCCGCTCGCCGCGATGGCGAACAAGGAAATGGTCAACGCCGCCTACGAAATGACGCTGGCCGAAGGCATCAACTTCGAACGCCGCCTCTTCCACGGCCTGTTCGGGACGCAGGACCAGAAAGAGGGTATGAAGGCCTTCGTGGAGAAACGCCCGGGCGAGTGGACGGGCAAGTAA
- the mmsB gene encoding 3-hydroxyisobutyrate dehydrogenase → MSKVAFIGLGNMGGGMAANLVNAGHEVAAFDLSEEALDRAKGNGCTIAKTAADAVKGADAVVTMLPAGKHVSSVYAESVIPHASKDAILIDCSTIDVATARQVAKDAEAAGLTMVDAPVSGGIAAADGGTLTFMVGGSADGFAKAQLILDPMGKAVIHAGDAGSGQAAKICNNMLLGATMVATCETFALAEALGLDLQTFYDISSQASGQSWSMTSYCPVPGVGPETPADHDYDGGFAAALMLKDLRLAMQAADNAEAYTPMGSAAEELYARFVDLGGERKDFSGIIKMIDDSWDDDQG, encoded by the coding sequence ATGTCGAAAGTCGCATTTATCGGGCTCGGCAACATGGGCGGCGGCATGGCCGCCAACCTCGTGAATGCCGGGCATGAGGTCGCAGCGTTCGATTTGTCCGAGGAAGCGCTCGATCGCGCCAAAGGCAATGGGTGCACCATTGCAAAAACCGCCGCCGACGCGGTCAAGGGCGCGGATGCGGTCGTCACGATGCTCCCTGCGGGCAAGCACGTCTCCTCCGTTTATGCCGAAAGCGTCATTCCGCATGCGAGCAAGGATGCGATCCTCATCGATTGTTCGACCATCGATGTCGCTACCGCACGCCAAGTCGCCAAGGATGCCGAAGCGGCTGGCCTCACCATGGTCGATGCTCCCGTCTCCGGCGGAATCGCTGCAGCCGATGGCGGCACGCTGACCTTCATGGTCGGCGGCAGCGCGGACGGTTTTGCCAAGGCACAGCTGATCCTCGATCCGATGGGCAAGGCGGTGATCCATGCCGGCGACGCCGGTTCGGGCCAGGCCGCCAAGATCTGCAACAACATGCTGCTCGGCGCCACGATGGTCGCCACCTGCGAGACCTTTGCGCTCGCCGAAGCGCTCGGTCTCGACCTGCAGACGTTCTACGACATTTCGAGCCAGGCCTCGGGCCAGAGCTGGTCGATGACGAGCTACTGCCCCGTCCCCGGTGTCGGCCCCGAAACGCCCGCCGATCATGACTATGACGGCGGGTTCGCCGCTGCGCTGATGCTCAAGGACTTGCGCCTGGCGATGCAGGCCGCCGACAATGCGGAAGCCTACACGCCGATGGGATCTGCGGCAGAAGAGCTTTATGCGCGGTTCGTGGACCTTGGCGGCGAGCGCAAGGACTTCTCGGGCATCATCAAGATGATCGACGATAGCTGGGATGACGACCAGGGTTGA
- a CDS encoding NifU family protein, which produces MQIHIEQTPNPSTRKFLPGRTVMESGGRDFPSWEAAEASPLAEALFATHNVDGVYFGRDFVSVSAAPGVEWQVLEPMVLEILLDHFVTGAPLFKPGKADFEVAPPPIADDLDFEDDPADAEIIDQIKELLETRVRPAVAQDGGDIVYRGYKDGKLYLVMQGACAGCPSSTITLKNGIESLVKHYVPEVETVEAV; this is translated from the coding sequence ATGCAAATCCATATCGAACAGACGCCCAATCCATCGACCCGCAAGTTCCTGCCGGGGCGCACCGTCATGGAAAGCGGGGGCCGCGATTTTCCCAGCTGGGAGGCCGCTGAAGCCAGCCCGCTCGCCGAAGCGCTGTTCGCCACGCACAATGTGGACGGAGTCTATTTCGGGCGTGATTTCGTCTCGGTCAGCGCCGCCCCGGGCGTCGAATGGCAAGTGCTCGAGCCGATGGTGCTCGAAATCCTGCTCGACCATTTCGTCACCGGCGCGCCGCTGTTCAAACCGGGCAAGGCCGATTTCGAGGTGGCCCCGCCGCCGATCGCCGATGATCTCGATTTCGAGGACGACCCGGCGGACGCCGAGATTATCGACCAGATCAAGGAATTGCTCGAAACGCGCGTCCGCCCCGCGGTGGCGCAGGATGGCGGCGACATCGTCTATCGCGGCTACAAGGACGGCAAGCTTTATCTTGTGATGCAGGGCGCGTGTGCCGGCTGCCCATCGAGCACGATTACCTTGAAAAATGGCATCGAAAGCCTCGTGAAGCACTACGTTCCCGAAGTGGAAACCGTCGAGGCCGTTTAA
- the tsaB gene encoding tRNA (adenosine(37)-N6)-threonylcarbamoyltransferase complex dimerization subunit type 1 TsaB, protein MILAIDTSTAACSTALFGVDGELVERRHEVIGRGHAEKLVPMIEDLLGNHVPTRIIVGVGPGSFTGIRVGIAAAQGMSIGWSVPLHGMSSLALLAAAAVGTDKVAAAMQGGHGELFVQQFTCKPLKPIADHQSLAPPAAARVIDAATVVGPGAQALVDARHTGEAWDNYPDAANAMHLPKPLRSLPPKPLYGRPPDAKPKAA, encoded by the coding sequence ATGATCCTTGCGATCGACACGTCCACTGCTGCCTGCTCGACGGCGTTGTTCGGCGTCGACGGTGAACTCGTGGAGCGTCGACACGAGGTGATCGGACGCGGGCATGCCGAAAAGCTCGTCCCCATGATCGAAGATTTGCTGGGCAACCACGTGCCGACCCGGATCATCGTCGGAGTCGGCCCCGGCAGCTTCACCGGCATTCGCGTGGGCATTGCCGCTGCACAGGGAATGTCGATCGGCTGGTCGGTACCGCTGCATGGGATGAGCAGCCTTGCTTTGCTCGCCGCCGCGGCCGTGGGAACGGACAAGGTTGCCGCTGCGATGCAGGGCGGTCACGGCGAACTTTTCGTCCAGCAATTTACCTGCAAGCCACTCAAGCCCATCGCCGACCATCAAAGCCTCGCCCCGCCCGCCGCTGCGCGCGTTATCGATGCGGCGACCGTGGTTGGGCCGGGCGCGCAGGCGCTGGTCGATGCTCGCCACACGGGCGAAGCGTGGGATAATTATCCCGATGCGGCCAACGCGATGCACCTGCCTAAACCCCTGCGCAGCCTGCCCCCTAAACCGCTCTACGGGCGCCCGCCCGACGCCAAGCCGAAGGCCGCCTGA
- a CDS encoding GNAT family N-acetyltransferase encodes MATAPHHVMLRRGGYDDLDAVMVVMERAFDPHYGEAWTRSQCAGILPMLGVSLVLAEDGPTLIGFSLHRTISDEAELMLLAVDPTAQGRGIGRMLLDQFADECGEKGAHRLHLEVRDGNPATHFYEAAGYCVAGRRRRYYCGDEGDRLDALTYVKNI; translated from the coding sequence ATGGCGACGGCACCGCATCATGTCATGCTGCGCCGCGGCGGTTATGACGATCTCGATGCGGTGATGGTCGTCATGGAACGCGCCTTCGATCCGCATTACGGCGAAGCCTGGACCCGGTCGCAGTGCGCCGGCATCCTGCCGATGCTGGGCGTCAGCCTCGTCCTCGCCGAGGATGGCCCAACGCTGATAGGCTTTTCGCTCCACCGCACCATTTCCGACGAAGCCGAACTCATGCTGCTTGCTGTCGATCCGACGGCGCAGGGCCGCGGTATCGGGCGCATGTTGCTCGATCAATTCGCCGACGAGTGCGGGGAAAAGGGCGCGCACCGCCTCCACCTCGAAGTACGAGACGGCAACCCGGCGACCCACTTCTACGAAGCAGCCGGATACTGTGTCGCGGGCCGCCGTCGCCGCTATTATTGCGGTGACGAGGGCGATCGCCTCGATGCATTAACATATGTAAAGAATATCTAA
- a CDS encoding MucR family transcriptional regulator produces the protein MTDETMIDDTLIALTADIVAAHVSNNMVAVGDVPQLIENVHNSLSKLHGAAAEEEKPEPAVSIRSSIKPDYIVCLEDGKKLKMLKRHLMTHYNMTPDEYRAKWGLSPDYPMVAPNYAEQRRQLAKKIGLGTKAKRGGRKKK, from the coding sequence ATGACAGATGAAACAATGATCGACGACACGCTGATCGCGTTGACCGCGGACATCGTGGCAGCCCACGTCTCCAACAACATGGTAGCAGTAGGCGACGTGCCGCAACTTATTGAAAACGTGCATAACAGCCTGTCCAAGCTGCATGGCGCTGCGGCCGAAGAAGAGAAGCCCGAACCGGCCGTCTCGATCCGTTCTTCGATCAAGCCCGATTACATCGTCTGCCTCGAAGACGGGAAGAAGCTGAAAATGCTCAAGCGTCACCTAATGACGCACTACAACATGACGCCCGACGAGTACCGCGCCAAATGGGGCCTGTCGCCCGATTACCCGATGGTCGCGCCCAACTATGCCGAACAGCGCCGCCAGCTTGCCAAGAAGATCGGATTGGGCACCAAGGCGAAGCGCGGCGGCCGCAAGAAGAAATAA
- a CDS encoding Fur family transcriptional regulator, with translation MSERVIDVEALCAEKGLRITDQRRTIAKVLSEADDHPDVDALHRRASRVDPNISIATVYRTVRLFEEAGILERHEFGDGRSRYEAATDDHHDHLIDVESGEVIEFVDDELEELQKVIAERLGYRLVDHRMEMYGVKIKKDGD, from the coding sequence ATGAGCGAACGAGTTATCGATGTCGAAGCGCTGTGCGCCGAAAAGGGCCTGCGCATTACCGACCAGCGCCGCACCATCGCCAAGGTGCTGAGCGAAGCCGACGATCATCCCGATGTCGACGCGCTGCACCGCCGTGCATCGCGCGTCGATCCCAACATCTCGATCGCGACCGTCTATCGCACCGTACGCCTGTTCGAAGAAGCGGGGATCCTCGAGCGCCATGAATTCGGTGATGGGCGTTCGCGCTATGAAGCGGCGACCGACGATCATCACGATCACCTCATCGACGTGGAAAGCGGCGAAGTCATCGAGTTTGTAGACGACGAACTCGAGGAACTGCAGAAGGTCATCGCCGAGCGGCTGGGTTATCGCCTCGTTGATCATCGCATGGAGATGTATGGCGTGAAGATCAAAAAGGACGGCGATTGA
- a CDS encoding lysophospholipid acyltransferase family protein, with the protein MILLVFRLVLLAVLLALLIIPHILFKAVTGRGAVGRLFLKWAAWIMGIRARRIGPPPTPQTLIVANHVSWLDILVLGGTLGCAFVSKDEVKNSAFLKWLADQRETLYVDRQARRDIAQQVAAVRRRFDHYLPLAVFPEGTTNDGTSLDRFRPALFGAVIPAPEGASLVPVAIDYRDDATFVAWHGDEGGLANFKRILSRWKPIHVDIRMLEPLDLSEDRKLLAARASAAIADALGLAAPNDYSPAP; encoded by the coding sequence TTGATCCTCCTCGTCTTTCGGCTGGTCCTGCTGGCCGTTCTCCTTGCGCTTCTCATCATCCCGCACATCCTGTTCAAGGCGGTCACCGGCCGCGGTGCCGTCGGGCGGCTGTTTCTCAAGTGGGCAGCATGGATCATGGGTATCCGCGCCCGCCGGATCGGGCCTCCCCCGACTCCGCAGACGTTAATCGTCGCCAATCATGTCAGTTGGTTGGACATCTTGGTGCTCGGCGGAACGCTCGGCTGCGCGTTCGTAAGCAAGGATGAGGTCAAGAATAGCGCGTTCCTCAAATGGCTCGCCGACCAGCGCGAGACGCTCTATGTCGACCGCCAGGCGCGCCGCGATATTGCGCAGCAGGTCGCTGCCGTGCGCCGCCGTTTCGATCATTACCTGCCGCTCGCAGTCTTCCCTGAAGGCACCACCAATGACGGCACGAGCCTCGATCGCTTTCGCCCTGCCCTGTTCGGTGCAGTCATTCCCGCACCCGAAGGCGCCAGCCTCGTCCCCGTAGCGATCGACTATCGCGACGATGCGACCTTCGTTGCGTGGCATGGTGATGAGGGCGGGCTAGCCAACTTCAAGCGCATCCTGTCGCGCTGGAAGCCGATTCATGTCGATATCCGCATGCTCGAACCCCTCGACCTGTCGGAAGACCGCAAGCTGCTCGCCGCGCGCGCCAGCGCAGCGATTGCCGACGCGCTTGGTTTGGCCGCCCCCAACGACTATAGCCCCGCGCCATGA